In a genomic window of Dyadobacter fermentans DSM 18053:
- a CDS encoding 50S ribosomal protein L25/general stress protein Ctc, whose translation MKKHEIVGFKRANLGKVEAQNLRAQGYVPSVLYGGDEQVHFYAPNMLFRELLFTPDIFNVTLNIEGTEYNAILQETQYHPVNDALIHADFLQIIPGKEIKVEVPIKLTGTSTGVMKGGKMNQKLRKLRVQGLAENIPDYVNVDVTELDLGKSVKVGALKAENFVILTATSNPIASVDIPRALRGTLGK comes from the coding sequence ATGAAAAAGCATGAGATTGTAGGGTTTAAAAGAGCGAATCTCGGCAAGGTGGAAGCACAAAACTTGCGCGCTCAAGGGTATGTTCCATCGGTGCTGTACGGAGGCGACGAACAAGTGCATTTTTATGCACCCAACATGTTGTTCCGTGAATTGCTTTTCACACCGGATATTTTTAACGTTACCCTGAACATCGAAGGTACCGAGTACAATGCGATTCTTCAGGAAACACAATACCACCCCGTTAACGATGCGCTGATCCACGCGGATTTTCTGCAAATCATTCCCGGAAAGGAAATTAAAGTTGAAGTACCTATCAAATTGACTGGTACATCCACCGGCGTAATGAAAGGGGGCAAAATGAACCAAAAACTGCGTAAATTGCGCGTACAAGGTCTTGCGGAGAACATCCCTGACTATGTAAATGTTGATGTAACAGAGCTGGATTTAGGAAAATCTGTTAAAGTTGGTGCACTGAAAGCTGAAAATTTTGTTATATTGACAGCGACAAGTAATCCGATCGCATCAGTTGATATCCCACGTGCGCTTCGCGGTACACTTGGCAAGTAA